The Magnetococcus marinus MC-1 genome contains the following window.
GTTCGGCAGATTTGACCAGCAGCGGGTGTCCGCCTGAGTCAGAGCGGCCTGTGCGACGGCAACTGTGGCCTTCATCAGCAGACCAGCCAATCCACTGGCCTCTTCGTCAATCTGCTTGTTCAGTACACCCTGGGCCACCGTTTTCAGGATCGCGCGGGTAATCTCCTTTCCGACCTTGGCGTCGTAAGATGAAGAGAATTCAAGCGAGGCAATCCGATTGAGATCGGTGACCTGGACAAGTTCGGCGCTGCTCTTGTCCTGCATCACCAGCAGGCCTGGGTTGACACCCTGACCCGGGACGAACTCCGGCAACGCAACGCCAGAGTACAGCACATTGCTGTTCACCAAAAATAGCGGCAAATTGACCCGAAATTCATCGATGGAAGGGCCAATCCCATACTCGTAAAGCACAAACACATGTTCGTCCTTGGTTTCCAGGAAGCTGCGTTCCAGGGTCTCGGCAAAGCGGCGGGTTTCTGTGTCCGGGGCCATTGCCTGCACGGCATTGATGGCGTCCTTGGCCTTGTCACTGTACTTATCGCTACGCGCTGAGGAGGTCTTGCGGAATACCGCGTTCATCAGGTCGCCGGAAGGTACTCGAATCTGCGCCGCCATCAGATTTTCCGGCAACTTTTCGAGACCCTTGTGGAAATTCACGTCTGATTTTTTGATCGACTTGCTGACCAACTCGCGGTCTTTTTTGTTTTCCGGCAAGGTATCTGTGTCTTTCAGAGATTTAGTATAGGCACGCAACTGGATTTCGGCATTCCCCTGGCGTTCGGCAAGGCGATTGAAATGCACCCGTGCCTGGACCTCGTCACCCAGCATCACGAAGTTGATCGCCATGTAGTAGTCCAACATGACACCTTCATAGATCTTGCCAACGTAAGCCCCAAAGGTGTCGTTGGTCAAAATGGTTCCAACGAAACGGAGTGCCTCCTCCGGTGTATCGATGGTATCCTCCTTCCACGTCAAGGCCTTCGCGGCCTGTGCCAGAACCGCATTGCTCTTGGCCCACATGCCAGCATCATGGAGCGACTTGCCTACAACCAGCAATTCATGCAGATCGACCGCATCGACTTTGACATTGCCTTTCTCATCAAGGAAGACATGGGCCGCCGCGGCATAACCGGCATGCTGGACGGTCGCGTGCTGTTCTCTTAACGCAGTGTTCGTTACACAGGCGGACAGGGATAATAGCCCCACGCCCAGGATCAGGCATCTAAGCAGAAAAAAGGTACAAGTGAGTCTTGGCTTCATCCCAGCACCCTTGGTATGTCAGCTCGTTGAAGACAGGGATAACAGCCCCACGCCCAGGATCAGGCATCTAAGTAGGAGATAAGTGCTTAACACTATTCTGACAAAAAAACAACACCTGTTATTACCAGGGCTTTCCCCAAAAACATAGCCGTTCAGGCATAACAGCATGATTTGATAGGAACAGTATACGGCCTCCAAGTGGAACAGCCATTTTTGGGTAGACTTTTTGTGGGATAGAGGGGCGCACCCCGGTGAGGTGTAACCGTTCAGAGACCCCGATATCAAGCGGCTACTGGAGCCGGTAACGGTGGTACGGGGTTTCCCTTTCTCCGTTCAGCAATCACCTTAGCAAGATAGTCCCAGGGGGACACGTTCCGCAATCGACAAGTTTCGATGACGCTAGCCAGCACACCCAATACTTGGCTCCCTTCTGCCGTACGAGTTCCGTGGCTGATCAAACGCGCGATGACCCAGTGGCGCAGCGCACGTTCAGCATCATTGTTTGTCAGTGGCAACCCCGGAGATCTCAAGGGTAGCCAGATGACATCCCAGTCATTGAGAAGCTCAACGGCAAGGCTGCGAACCTTCTCGGACGGGGGATAATCTCTGTATATTTCGCAGTATCCCTGGAAATCTTCCAAAATCGACGCGGCAGCAGGCGGATCCGATCCGTCTTTGACCTCTTCGACCATGTATTCCAGGACTTCCAATACCCTGGAGCCGAATCGTTTGGTCTCTTTATCCAGGCTTACCGACAACCCTTTGGCCTTCCGGATCAGGTGTGCCCAGCAACGCAGCCGCTTTGAAAAAGTCCGGTAGTTCATGAGTCCGTCGCTCATCAGCCAGCCCGCGAATTCCTCGGTCAGGATATCCATGACCATTTGCCGTGTCCGAGGTCCCACACAAAACAAGACTGTATTGGCCGTCGCGAAAACCCAAAGCCACAAAGCTTGACCTTTTTGCTTCCAAGGCGTTTCGTCTACATGAGCCAGAGCAGATGCACGAAGTTCAGCAATCAGTTCATCCTGAACAGGGTTGGCAGCCAGCCCGACTTCACGTATGCAATTGTCAATGGTCCCGACACTTAACTCCAGGCCGAACCAATCGATTAAAAACTCCTGGACCTTGGAGCGAGACAACCGCATCCGTTTTGCGAGCGCAACAATGAAAGCTGCCAACATGGGGCCGACAATACGCCATTCACTCAAACTGGTTGCGGTTTTGCGTCCTGCAATCTCAAGTCGATCCCCTGTGCCGGGACCGGTACATGAAATATGGCCGCATCTACAGGCAATTTCCCCAAAAAGGTGCTTGGTTCCCTCCAGCCTCAATCCAGGCTGATCCGGGCCACCCCTTATCAGATCGATGGTCACATAGCCGATTCGAGCTATAAATCGAGCATCCAAGGGAAGGGCAGCATCGCAAGCAGCACACGTTTCCGCTCGATGAACCACGGTACTCCGAATCGGAATTGTTTGGGTACGGCCGAAGCCTTTGGCGCCGATCGGCTTCCCAGCCCTACCTTTCGGCTTCTCGCTTGAAGAATCCGGCTTGGCCTTTCCTGGAGCAGGGGGAGTAGAATTACCGGAAGGCCCTGGTGAATCATCTCCACCCTCATCATTGGCCCCCTTCTTTTTATCCGGCGAAGCGTCATCTTCATCCTCATCCAGATGCGCTTCATCCTCCTCAACTGGAATTCCAAGGTACGCCGGACGACTGCTGGGCGGCTGGGAGCTGTTATTAGGTGTCCGGTTCAAACGCTCACGAGATTCCTTAAGATCCTCCAACATTTTCCGGCTGACGGCCAGCAATTCTGCAGACGATAGCGAGGAGAGATATTCCTCATCAATCTGGAGCAGGTCGTGATCCGAAAGTTTCATAGTTCGTGCGCCATATCATCGCCGGTGAATGAATCAACATGAACATGATAACACGAGTTTCCAGGAAGAGATTTTTGAGCTTCTGCGCCCCATTGGAGCCAGTGTAAAAATACGCTCGTCTCCGGGGTTGGCCTACAGCTGAAAACCCGCCACAATTCCCCCTCAAGGCTTTGATGGGCAAAACAGATCGGATCGTACTCTCCTTTTGAAATTTCACGTTTTCGACGAAAATCGTGTCAAGGATATTCTTTGCCAAGATCAAACAAAATTGGTACCAGCCCCAGCAGTCAATTCCTTCTCAGACGGTGAACATCCTCACTGAACAAGGGGTGTCCCTCCCAAAAACCTCATCACCCATGAAAACGCTTCCGTTTTTTCCAATCCGTGATAGAGTCAGGCCAGGAAACGGACACAACTCTACCGAAGGAAGTCACGTTCGTTTTCCCTTTGATCTTTGAAAATTGAGACCCTTGACGCCCAATCGAACCGCTTGAGTTCCCAACTGGTTAAACGCGCGGTCCGGGCTGGAACATTTCTATACGAAGTGGACCGGGACGGTTTGCTGGCCTTGAATCCGGGCGGCCTTCCCATCCCGCACCACGACTCGCTCTCCTACCGCCAATCCACTTCCGGACACCTCCATCACCCCCTGCGCCGTGGCCACGCGAACCATGCCGCCGGTGACGGCCACCACTCGCCCGGATACGGGCCGCTGGCTGGCGATGAGTTGTTGCAGATCATGAACGGGCTGGGACACGAGCTACCTCCAGGGACGTGGTGATGCGGGGGCCGATTGCTTCGTGGGCAACGCCCGTAACCTTGCCCCGCCAGGAGCGACCCATGAGGGCGTCGTGGATCTCGATGATCTGGCCAGGGCTCACCCCGGGGCGGTGAACACAGGTGAGCAATACCTCCTGCAGGTCCTCGCCGGCGTCGATTTCGGCCCGGCCCCGGGAGAGCTTGGCCTCAGTGGTGGCCAAGAGCGGATCGGAGATGTCCTCGCCCGGAAACTCCCCGTCGCCGCGCTGGCAGATGATCTCGCCGTCGCCCACTGGGTCGCCGGACGTACCGGTGATGCGCACCTGTACCGGGAAGGAGTCCAGCCCCGCCACCCGGCTGGGAGCTGAGAGCCGCCAGGATCGGGCGCGCACGGTGAAGGTGATGCGGGCGATGGCAATGCCGGCGCGGCTGGCCAGGAGCGTCATGCCGTCCGGGGCCAGGGTGACCGCGCCCAGGTCGTTGCCCAGCCAGATCACCGACTGGATGGCCCGGGCCGGCTGGGAGAGCGTGGCGCTGTTGGTTCCGTCGAAGGTGACATCCTCGGCGATGGTGAAGGATTGATCGGCGTTCGTCAGGAGCGTGCCGGCGGATGCGCTGATGCCCTGGATGTCGGTCTCGGATCCGTTGTTCACCAGCAGATGGGCGGTGCCGCCGGAATGAAAGCTGGTACGCCCCTGGTTTAGCCCATCCACCCGTCGATCCACTTCAGCAGAAAGGTGGCCACCGCTGGGCAGCCATCCCCGTACCGTTACCCGGTTTACCCGATAACGGGCGCGATGGGACTCTCGGCAGGAGAGGTTGTCGGCGGCGTCGGTGAGGATGTGATCCGGGGTGACCCGGCTCCACTGGGGAACCGCCGTCGGGAAACGATGCCGGACGCGGAGAATGCCCCCGGGCGTGGTCTCCACCACCCCGCCGACGGCCTCGGCAATGGTCCGGACCACATCCAACGGCGCGGCGTCATAGACCGCAAGCCGTCCGGCGGGAATGACCCAGT
Protein-coding sequences here:
- a CDS encoding IS66-like element ISMasp5 family transposase gives rise to the protein MKLSDHDLLQIDEEYLSSLSSAELLAVSRKMLEDLKESRERLNRTPNNSSQPPSSRPAYLGIPVEEDEAHLDEDEDDASPDKKKGANDEGGDDSPGPSGNSTPPAPGKAKPDSSSEKPKGRAGKPIGAKGFGRTQTIPIRSTVVHRAETCAACDAALPLDARFIARIGYVTIDLIRGGPDQPGLRLEGTKHLFGEIACRCGHISCTGPGTGDRLEIAGRKTATSLSEWRIVGPMLAAFIVALAKRMRLSRSKVQEFLIDWFGLELSVGTIDNCIREVGLAANPVQDELIAELRASALAHVDETPWKQKGQALWLWVFATANTVLFCVGPRTRQMVMDILTEEFAGWLMSDGLMNYRTFSKRLRCWAHLIRKAKGLSVSLDKETKRFGSRVLEVLEYMVEEVKDGSDPPAAASILEDFQGYCEIYRDYPPSEKVRSLAVELLNDWDVIWLPLRSPGLPLTNNDAERALRHWVIARLISHGTRTAEGSQVLGVLASVIETCRLRNVSPWDYLAKVIAERRKGNPVPPLPAPVAA
- a CDS encoding SPOR domain-containing protein — translated: MKPRLTCTFFLLRCLILGVGLLSLSACVTNTALREQHATVQHAGYAAAAHVFLDEKGNVKVDAVDLHELLVVGKSLHDAGMWAKSNAVLAQAAKALTWKEDTIDTPEEALRFVGTILTNDTFGAYVGKIYEGVMLDYYMAINFVMLGDEVQARVHFNRLAERQGNAEIQLRAYTKSLKDTDTLPENKKDRELVSKSIKKSDVNFHKGLEKLPENLMAAQIRVPSGDLMNAVFRKTSSARSDKYSDKAKDAINAVQAMAPDTETRRFAETLERSFLETKDEHVFVLYEYGIGPSIDEFRVNLPLFLVNSNVLYSGVALPEFVPGQGVNPGLLVMQDKSSAELVQVTDLNRIASLEFSSSYDAKVGKEITRAILKTVAQGVLNKQIDEEASGLAGLLMKATVAVAQAALTQADTRCWSNLPNQIQMAVLKKAGVSDIVMSTKQGRQLVSVPSLPGDQLVYMRQQSSGGDLKVFSQRLPARSLSVEIDTANPLSPAEITGAASVNEIVELPSAESASIQDKIANPKQQFGKPKPVELSEDEKPDGVNASQGVIMPNTPEDSPQSPNGVKEANPELDGQDVKVPHAIYIGAYSQASVLKEMGSRIKHLGLSFYVQPIPGRSLTRLFVGPFNDRAEADVAKHTIEKSLTDTAGIKIYPVSVIKDRVNAEKMAVLSK